The sequence below is a genomic window from Felis catus isolate Fca126 chromosome A2, F.catus_Fca126_mat1.0, whole genome shotgun sequence.
atcaagagttggatatttggagcgcctgggcagctcagttggttagacgtctgagtcttgatttcagctcaggtcacgatctcacagtttgtgaatttgagccccacgttgggctctgcactgacagcaaggagcctgcttgggattctctttctctcctctctctatctgtccctccgctgctctcgctctctcttgctctctcaaataaacttaaaaaaaaaaaaaagagtcagacacttaactgaatgagccacccaggcaccctgcgaGTGTTTAAATACTCTAATGTTAGGAGAAAAGTGAatcctattaaaataataaccataaCAGCTTAAAGCACCAGGAAAGCACTTGCAGTCTTATGCCGGTGGAAACTTCCAAAAGGCAAGCGATGAAGTCTGATCAATGCTTTAGGACACCTAAATCTGCACTAGTCAGAGATTGCATCACATGGTGTTATGAGTTCAGCTCCAAAGTCTGGAAGCCTGAGTTCAATTCGATTCATGTccagattttctaaaataaggcatcactggggtgcctgggtggttcagtcagttgagcatctgacttcagctgaggtcatgatctcacattttgtgagttcaagccccacagcaggctctctgctgtcagcacagagcctgcttcagatcctctgtcctcctgtctctttgctccttccccactcgttctctctaaataaacaaactttaaaataaagcatccttGTTATGTGTCCTCTCTGTTATGTGTTGTCTCACCTGTATTTTTCCCATCAGACTTATCAAGAACATGGAACCAGAAAACCAAACAAGTGTAACAGAATTCCTCCTCCTGGGTCTCTCAGAAAATCCAGAATGGCAGCCTCTTCTCTTTGGGCTATTCCTGACCATGTATCTGACCACTGTGCTTGGGAACCTACTCATCATCCTGACTATCAGCTCTGACTCCCATCTCCATacacccatgtacttcttcctctcccacctggCCTTCACTGACATCTGTTTCAgcaccaccaccatccccaagATGCTTGTGAACATCCAAAGACAGAGCAAATCTATCAGTTACACAGGCTGCCTCACCCAGGTCTGCTTCGTCCTGTTTTTTGCAGGCTTGGAAAACTTTCTCCTTGCAGCAATGGCTTATGACCGGTATGTGGCCATCTGCCATCCACTGAGGTACACAGTCATCATGAACCCCCACCTCTGTGGCCTGCTGATTCTACTCTCCCTGAGCATCAGCATTGCAGATGCCCTACTCCACAGTCTGATGGTGCTGCGACTCTCCTTCTGCGCAGACCTGGGAATTGCTCATTTCTTCTGTGAACTTGCTCAGGTCATCAAGCTCGCCTGTTCTGATACCCTCATCAATAACATCCTGGTGTATTTAGTGACTAGCATTTTGGGTGGTATTCCTTTCCTTGGGATTATTTTCTCTTATACTCAAATTGTCTCTTCCATTCTGAGAATGCCATCAGCTGGGGGGAAACATAAAGCCTTTTCCACCTGTGGGTCTCATCTCTCCGTGGTTTCCTTGTTCTATGGGACAGCTTTTGGGGTGTACATTAGTTCTGCAGTTACTCATTCTTCCAAGGATACTGCAGTAGCCTCCGTGATGTATACCGTGGTCCCTCAAATGTTGAACCCTTTTATCTATAGCCTGAGGAACAAGGACATGAAGGGAGCCTTGAGGAAACTGATCTGAGAAACatctccttttttattattgtgcTACCACCTGTCTTGGTCTTGGGCTTCTAGGGTGAGCCAAAGTGCAGGAATATTGGGAGAGTCAGATTGTCTGACCCTTTCTTCATTAAGTTCTTAAGTTTCAGTGGTTAAATACCATAAGAGTAGCTCAAGTTAGTTTGAAaaacaacttttgttttctttaactttggTATCTTTGAAAATTTATGCGGACACTctgagcttgattttttttttttttttggaaccatCAAAGCAGATGGTAATAATTCCAttacattccattgtatatcaaatcattatgtgcACCttaaacatataattttaaaaggaggtagagagaaaagCATAGATTTCTTAGTCTCTCAGTGTGAGATAATCAGCCTATGTGAATTTAGGAAAGAGAAGGAATTTGGCAAATTAAGGTCTCCTTTCCTTTACCAATTATCCTGATAATCTTATATAACAAGAACTCCAATGGTGCCAGCTTCCTGCTAAccaatttgtttaaatattctgAGTCCTACAAGCTAAAGGCTTTTGTTGAATTACACCATCCTTCCCCTGCAAAAGCACATTGTCATAAGTAAATTGTCCAATGCTTCTGTCCTCAATAAATCTTCACATGTGTGCAGGTTTCATTGGTTCTGCTTTTCAGTCTGTGCCAGAACCACACCATTTTAGTTACTGTATCTCCATAATTAATCTTGATAGACGTGAAAGCAATTATTctactttgttcttctctctcatcAAGTCAAGTATTCTTTCTCCACTGctctttcatataaattttaaaatcagtccctcaatgcaaactggtgcagccactctggaaaacagtgtggaggttcctcagaaaattaaaaatagacctaccctatgacccagcaatagcactgctaggaatttacccaagggatacaggagtactgatgcataggggcacttggaccccaatgtgtatagcagcactctcaacaatagccaaattatggaaagagcctaaatgtccatcaactgatgaatggataaagaaattgtggtttatatacacaatggagtactacgtggcaatgagaaagaatgaaacatggccctttgtagcaacgtggatggaactggagagtgtgatgctaagtgaaataagccatacagagaaagacagataccatatggtttcactcttatgtggatcctgagaaacttaacagaaacccatgggggaggggaaggaaaaaaaaaagaggctagagtgggagagagccaaagcataagagactcttaaaaactgagaacaaactgagggttgatggggggtgggagggagaggagggtgggtgatgggtattgaggagggcaccttttgggatgagcactgggtgttgtatggaaaccaatttgacaataaatttcatatattgaaaaaataaataaataaataaataaataaataaataaataaataaatcagattaTCTGTATTTTTGCCATTCAGTTGTATCAGTTCCTTATATAGTGGGGATATCAACCCCTTATTGGATACGAGCTTTGCAGATTTTCTTGgattccataagttgccttttcattttgttgattgtttcctttcctgtgtagAGTCTTTTAAGTCTGATATAGTCTGacatgtttgtttttgctttgttgcctttgcttttggtgtcaagtccAAAAAATCATCATCAAGACCAACGTCAGTGAGATTATCCTCCACATTTTCTCCTAAGAGGTTTACAGTTTCAGATCTTCCGTGTAAGTTTTTGATCCATTCTGAATTGacttttgtgagtggtgtaagattgggacccagtttcattctttaatCCTCATTACCCAGAAGAGTTAGTATCCACTCACCTGTTTACATAAATCAGCAGAACTGCTTGGCTACAGCCCACCTACCaattatggttttttttgtttgtttatttgtggtACATGGGaaactttatcattttttgaCCTCAGCTAAGTCTTTGTATTTCCCTATTATTCATGTGTTTCAAGTTCATTAGTGTTAATATGGGGAAGAGTGATATTACAAGGCCATCTTGTCATAACTTTATTTtcgaaaattatattttaaaatataaagaaaattcctTTAGAGGgtgttaaaatgtgaaataaattggtgaatacatgaaaatactgaagtccttaaagaaaaatatttttgagtattaACATGGAATATCATCTATACCTATTAAATCACAGATGAAATCTCTGGGTAATGGACAAATTGTACATTACCGCCTTTCAGTGAGGTTGTACTTGACcacaacacaattaaaaatgaagaaccagaggcccctgggtgtctcagtctgttaagcatccaactttggctcaggtcatgatctcacagtttgtgggttcgacccccacattgggctctgtgctgacagctcagagcctggagcctgcttcgaattctgtgtctccttctctctctctgtccctcccctgctcatgctctgtctctctctgtctctcaaaaataaacaaacttaaaaaaaatgaagaaccatAATTCAATCCAAAATCTCCCAG
It includes:
- the LOC101083065 gene encoding olfactory receptor 7G2-like, translating into MCCLTCIFPIRLIKNMEPENQTSVTEFLLLGLSENPEWQPLLFGLFLTMYLTTVLGNLLIILTISSDSHLHTPMYFFLSHLAFTDICFSTTTIPKMLVNIQRQSKSISYTGCLTQVCFVLFFAGLENFLLAAMAYDRYVAICHPLRYTVIMNPHLCGLLILLSLSISIADALLHSLMVLRLSFCADLGIAHFFCELAQVIKLACSDTLINNILVYLVTSILGGIPFLGIIFSYTQIVSSILRMPSAGGKHKAFSTCGSHLSVVSLFYGTAFGVYISSAVTHSSKDTAVASVMYTVVPQMLNPFIYSLRNKDMKGALRKLI